The genomic stretch ACCCCTTGCACTCTTAATCTTTACAAGAGAGGTCCATTAGTACTGAAAAGATGAAGAAACGGAAAGGAATCCTCGATGCCGAACCCTAGGCGAGCTCTCCCGGCGGCAAGGGTGATAGTCGAGGGTGTGAAGCGGAAAGTAGAGAGATTAAGTTAAGGAGCGTAGAGGTAGGGGGTTCTCCAATCTGACCTCCTAGGTGGCTCCATCGGTGGTGGCGCAAGCAGCTGGACGGACGACGAGGTCTGGACGGTGATAGGTGAGGTCTACTATAAGACGACAAAGGTGAGGGCGATAGCAAGTTAAAGACCTGATGTTGCTCCACATGTGGCTATCAATTTTCTTGCAAGCTCTACTTTCTTCACTTAACTTTGCATTGTTTATTAATTGAACcttgttttctttgttttgatcaaTTCCAGAACAAGTACATGATGAAGAGAAATTGTAGAAATAGAAGATGACAACGTGCAGCTGGTGAGGAAGATAGCTGAAGAGGAGCAAGAGCTATAGAAAATGATGGTAGAGAACAGGAAAATGAAGAGAAATCATAGAGAGGAGATGTGAATTGGAGATAGGAGAGAATGGTACTTTGTTTGTAGTTTCAGCTTGTGTTTGTAGTCGCAGGGTTGATGGGCTGCATCCTCGAGAGGCAGCCTATGGGGCAATGGAGGAAGGCCGTTATACTACGTCTACTGAGGTGCTTCCCTCAATGGTGCCTCCATGGCCCACGCTTGGCGGAAGAGGTGACTACTTCTATCATCTTGTGTAGGATCTAGAAGGGCATCAAAAGCTAGATCACCAGGGTCAGGAATGGTAAGGACAAGTAGGTCGGGGATGAATAATGAGTGAATATTGTTGTGTCTATATCTGGATTTAATTCAATCGATCAGTGGACAATATCTGTTGTAAATGTATAATAAGTATCACATGGTACACTAATTTTTTTCATCAACTTGAAGTGCCATGTCTACTAGCAATTAATACATGAAACTGAAAAGCATGTAAATATAGAAACATACCTTCTCTTTGTCACTAATAGTTGTCCAGAGAGATGTCTTGGTGATGTTAAGAGTATCGTTTAATTTTGTGAGAAACCACTCCCATGATCGTGTACATTCAGCGACAACTAAGCCAAATGCAATGGGATAGATGCAATAAATTGGCTTTATGCTTGATGTTGTCAAAAGATGCTCTTTGTAGATAGTTTTGATATGGCAACCATCTAGATATATGAAATGAATGCATCAAACAAGAAAACCCTTTTGCAAGCATCCCAGTAAACCGTGGCCAGATGCTCCTTATGTTTTGCACTATTTGGTTCATTTAGTCAATTGACTTGGGCGACAGATCAACGGGGGTCGCGTCCTATACAAACAATCAAAGTATCAAAGTGCAAGAACAATGGTAAGAAAGCTAGATCTTTCACACATAGAAGCTCTTAGGAGAACACGAGAACGTTAAACAACAATGGGAAGCAAGCAAGCTTGGTAACAAGCTGCAGTGGCACATGTGCAAGCATAGTAGCAAAATGAAGTTTCAAACATGTTGTGCACACACAAATTGACCATAACACATTAGTAATCTTCTACGCTTGCTGCCATGTATAAGTACATAGCTGGTACAAGGAGTAGTTGTACACATCATAGAACCAATCCTCGTACCAACTATCGCACTTATAGTTGGACGACTTGGATTAGAAAAACACATACACATGTGCTCGACGAAATAACGGACACTAGGCGCTTACAGTCAAAGCAAGAACTAACCAGAACTACTATACGGTTACAGATCAAGCAAGAACTCATGTGCAAAGCTACTCTACTATTACAGATCCTAGCATGCCTTTACATATCAAACCATAAACGTAGCAAAAGTACACTAAAAGTGCAGATCGAAGtaataaaaaaaaaagataaactaCTTTAGATCGTCTAGATCGAAGCACCAAGTAAGCAAAATAGGTACATCGAACCAAGAACTCTCTATCCCTACACAGCAGCAGCTTTGGTGTAGATATAAGCCAGGGTTGGGAGGTACTCACAGTGATCTGGCAGTCGGACCCGGCGAAGGAAGACGACGACACGTCGGCCAGGCGGCGGATGAAGAGCAGTCGCAGCGGAGGTCCACCGTTTTCAGACGAGCATGTCCCTTATAGTGGTCGCCATCGAATAGCTATGGACGGAGAGCTTGAAAGGGGGAAAATGGTGGCGCTTCTTTGCGCGGTGAGGCGGGGCGGTGTAAATAGGGGGAGTATCGGCGGGTGTCAATCGAATTTCTCCCGCCATATTTTCCCCGGCGCGCGTGGGCTCCCGCCATCTCTCCCTCGCATCACCGCAGCGCAGTTTGGCTCCAACGAGCGCGAGACGAGGTTGCATCGCTGGAAACGGCAGAATTGAACGTTCCTCCCCATACAACTTTCCGGGTGGTTTAAAATTCGTGGACGCAGGAAATCCTTTTTTCGTGAGCAACCAAACACACGTTTTTGGTCTCCATGCAAGAAAACCCATTCATTGTTGGCAACCCGCCCTTCATGTCATGTGCGATGTCATGACATTCTTGCACGGAGCCATCGCGCCGGGTCGATTACGTTTGAACAGGGTTGACAATAGCGGCGAAAACATTGTCAGTGCACGCGCCGAATCACACTGTGCAGCAGCAGGGCCCTGTGGATCGGATGGTGAACCTCTTTCCGACGCACTGTAGCGCATGTGGCCGTTGGATTGGATCGCTCAAGCCGTCAGGCGGCGATGTCTGTAGCGCTGAAAATCCGAGACGTCGATGCAAGATCGGACGGACCAAGTCACGTAGCGCTCACCCCTGCTGGGCACGCACGGACCACGCTGCTCGGCCTGCTGCAGCTTGCAGCTTGCAGCGAGCAACAGTGCTGCACCGAACGAATCCAAGTGTTATATAGTACAGATTTGTTTGCCCACGCTTTACCTGAGATCCATTCTGCCTGACTATATGGGGTTCATGTGCCTTCCCCCGTTACATGTACACATTCATCTTTTGCCAATCCCTTTCCAGCCTTTCTAGGCCAAGATCAAGTGGAATGTACACGCATTTCTGATCTACACCAGCTCGCCCTCGACATGGGAGAAAGCTCATGTAAGATTCAATCTCATTTGGACCATGCTGCCCAGTCCAAACACCAAAAAAGGCAACAAAATTGCGATTTACCTTGTGGTCATTTTGCTACATTGATTGATACCTCGGTAGATAAATACATAGATACATTATGCATACATTTCCCCCGCCGGCCGGATACCTTGCCGCCGCCTGGGATGGATGTACCGTGCCATGGCCTGTGAAAGCTACGCGGCGTCTCCGACGTCACGTATGCCGGGCCGCCCGCGAGAGGTACACTCGGCATTGCATCACCGACCGCCCGACTCTGAACCCCGGCACCACGGTGAACCCGACCACGCGGTTGCCGGCCGGAGCAAGCGTCATCCCGCCGCCGTACTCGCCGTCCACGTCGCTCACGCTCTCCATGTACACCTCCGAGAACCGCTCCCCGGGCCGCGCCTGGAAGATGGACGCGCCGCCGTCGAACGCGAAGAACAGGCAATGCAGCAGCCACACGCGCCGCGCCATCTCCGCGAACTCGCCGAACCACGCGGTCTCCGTCAACGCCGCGCCGCGCTGCCTCCCGAAGGACGCCGCCTCCATCCGCTCGTGCACCACCGACGAGTACCTGTCCCGCAGGAACCCGCCGAGCGCGCCCCGCCGCGCGGCCGCCGGAGCCGACTGGAGGTCCGCGAACTCCTCGAAGAAGCGGCGCCGGTCGTAGGAGCCCCGGTTTTCCAGGCAGCTCAGCCCGAAGTCCCTCCGGTGGAACCCCGCGAACATCTTCAGCGCGACGTAGGACTCGAGCGCGAACACGGCGTCCCCCGGACGGCGCAGCGGTACGCCCGGGTGcaccgcggcggccgccgcagcgACGTCCCACCCGGCCAGCCGCATTTCGTCGAGCATTGACCTGGCGAAGGAGCGGACGGATTTCACTGCGTGGCGCAACGCGGTGCCGAAGTGGGCGGGGTTCAGGCCGGAGAGGTGGAGCCCGTCGAGCGCCGGGAGGCTGCCGTTGCGGCCCGGGCGGACGCGCTCCTCCAGGGCGCGCGCCGCGCGGAGCTCCTCGGCGAGCTCACACCGGGCGcgctccgcggcggcgtcccgcgCGCGCAGCTCCGCATCCAGCTTGCGCGCCGTGATCTCGTAGGTCCGGATGAGGTGCCGCTGCTCGTCCGCCAGCGCGGCCGCGGCGGGGCCCGCCGCCGCGTCCCTGACGGCGCCGGCCGGGTCCCTCACGTACCGCCGCTTGTGCTCCGACAGCTTGCCGAGCTCCGCGACCAGCGCGGCGTCGCCCTGCTGTATCGCGTCGGCGTCGTAGGGGTGCTGCGCGAGCTGCAGCTGCGCGTACGACGCCTTCACGGCGGACACTCCCGCGAAGAGGCTCGCCACGAACGCGTGCGCGtccgccgccggcaccggcacAGGCGGCTGCCGAGGCACGCCGTTCTTCCCCGCCGCGGTCTTGAAGAACGCGTCCAGGGAGTAGGCGGCGGCCATGTTCCCGGAGAGCTTGAGCTTGCTCAGCGAGTTCATGGAGCTGTCCAGCGACTCGTCGTACACGTCGCTAGCAACAGAATACGCCACGCTCGACCCCGCCGACGACCCCTTGCGGCGGAGGAGCCTCGTCAGCCTCCGCGCTAGCCCCCACGACTTCTGCTGCGGCACCTCGGCCGCCATTAGCGTCTCCATTGCTGCTGCTGGTACACTACTCTGCTACACTCCTCAAGAGCTGTGACTGTCTGTGGAGAGAAGAAGAGTAGAGTGGAGGGAATGGGAGTAGAATAATTAGCGCGGTGTGGGTATGGTGTACGAAGGAGTATGGGGCTGTCACAGAGGAATTAATAGAGTAATTAGGGATGCTGTCATGCACCCTGTCGTGATTATTTTAACTTGTCTGTCGACTGTGGTACAGATCGGACGTGTTTTCCTTCTTTATTTCCCAGGTTTTTTGCTTAGAGAGGAAGAAGGCACACCGCCGTGATTACTCTCATCTTGTTTAGTCCTACTCGTACTACTTTTGGGGTTTAGCCTTTTGTTTACATTTCAAAAACATAGGATCCGGATTCCCTGTTTTCATGGATTAGCAGAATGGTTAAACTCCCACAAGTAATTGGCCTATTGCAGGAATGTAAGGGAAAGATTTAGTGTAAAAGATCTTGTACAATTTtcttttagagcatcttcacttgTCCCACCATATAGGCTCCAGCGGTGCCCATTTTTCGCCTATATAGGGGGCTCCGGCGCTAAACACAAAATGGAGGCCGGTCGGGCCTCGAGCCGTGACCCCCATACAAATGGGTGAGATATGGCCCTTCCACCACTTCCCATCTTCATTTAGCGACGACAATGACGGAaaacggtggaaagcgcgggaagatgtAGGCGGGAATCGGCGGAACCGGCGGGAAGATGTAGGCACATCTCGTGCCAAGGCTGACCCGTGGCGATTTTCCAGCCGTCCGACTCCCCCGCTAACCTCCCTTTCTACTGGATTCAGTTTGGGGTGTCGGATGGAAAGTTAAGCCGTGGCGACACGAAAAACAAATTGGAGCCGCGGTTGGGCGCGATTTTTAGCGCCGGCACCCCCTAAAAGCGTATAGGAGCCTTTGTGAAGGGTGGGTGAAAATGCTCTTAGAGAGATGAATACATACAGTACCAAATAGCCTAGAACCGAACCGGCGCGACACCAGGGGACGGACGGTCCAAGGGGCAAGTAAAAGCGTCAATGGGTGCTACAAaaacctatttgtaatttttatttttttgtattgCCATTGATAATTATAAATAGAGTCACGAAATTTTTGTAAAAAAATGATTACACTACCAAATAATTTCGAACAACCAGAAAAGCATGTCATACTCAAGCAACGGTACTAATTTTAGCTGACGACCTCTGTgtcagatgcactcttcggtaacAAAAAATGGCTTTTGCTTAGAACATTAAAGTGGATGAAAGTGAGCAGTATTCATGGCATTTGTACGCTCATGATGTAAACGGCTCATCTAGGATTCGAAATGCTTTAAACTCAACGAGCCGGGCCTGCGGGTCACTTGGTTAGTAAAGTGACCAGCAAATAGGGATCATGTCTTCCTCCTCGTTCGGTGGTCAAAATCATCTGTCCATCGTCATCATTTACATCATTTAGGGTCTTTTGGTTAACAAAATATTCTTcggagaaaaataaaaaatatgaagaaaatgGTGGCATTATTCATATGTATGGCTTAAAGCTATGTAGCACAAAATAATAGGGACGTGCAATAGTTTTTTCAATCTAattcaaaatgaaaagcaaaaTCAATTGGATATCGTTTGGGAATTCTATGCAGAAAGAACGAGACCAAGGTTTTTAGTTACATAATAGCGTCAAGTTATTATTTTATGCACTtagatttttatttgaatttttactAGAAAACCAATCGATAAGACAGAAATAGACAAAGGCATCTCCTCTCTCCTGTGTCGCTCCCGCGTGGCAACTGGGGGAAACCCTAAATCGTGGAGCCTCCCGCCCCCtcccttccccctcctcctcccttgCCACTGCCAAGGGGTGCGGCCCGGAAAAGCtaggtcggcggcggcgaggacttcTCGTCCTCTCGCTCGCGCTGGGGGGAGGGGGGTCTCCCTCTTCGGGCCAGGGCGCGGCCTTTTCGTCGGGGGTCACGGTGGCGGCGTGTGGGCTCGGCCTGGAGCGGCGGTGCGACGGGCGACTAGGTGGTGGTAGGCACCTGGATCTTCAGGCGGCGGGGTCCATGAGCGGCATGGGTCGCGGGCGGTCACCTCTGCAGGATGGGGGAGGTGGcagcgaggtggtggtggtgtggtcCTGGCGGCGGGACGGCGGCTGTGTTTAGTGGTTCCTGTGCGAGAAGGAGGGGAAGGCGTGGGTTTGGGTCTACTGCTCGATGTGTGTGTGGCTTCTGCAGGGCGGATCTAGGCCAGGCAGGCCGGGATCTGCTGGCGGTGGTGCGTTTGTGATGTCCTCGCGGCGACCTCAGTACGGCAGTGCGGAGTTTCTTTGGTCGGAGGTGCATGATACGTTGCAAacctatctataatttttgatgctccattcttgttttacaccaatttatatatgttttggttacacttcgttgcacttttatacatttttcggaactaacctattgacaagatgccacagtctcagttctctgttttctgctattttgtatttcagaaaagttgtacaggaaatattctctgaattggacgaaataaaagccgaagttcctatttaccgtaacaaagacggagtccagaggagagacgaaggggtgccatgaggcggccacaccaggccatggtgcggcccaggccctggccgcgccatggggtggtgtgggcccctcaggcACCGACCTcgctcttccgcctatttattcacgatctcgggaaaaacctaaagacccgagcctccatccacgaaaagttccgtcgcggccgccatcgccgaccctagctcagGAGGGTTCTGAAGATCTTCCCAGCATCCtgtcggagagggagatcatcaccggaggtctctacatcgccatgcccacctccgaagtgatgcgcgagtagttcatctctggactacgggtccatagcagtagctagatggttgtcttctccactttatgcttcaagtttagatcttgtgagctgcctattatgatcaagatcatctttatgtaatgctacatgttatgtttgctaggatccgatgaatattgaatactatgttgagatcgattatatacttgtcatatgttatttatgatcttgcatgctctccgttgctagtagatgctttggccaagtatgtgcttctaactccaagagggagtatttatgctcgatagtgggttcatgcctctagtaatctggaagagtgacaataacttctaagattgtagatgtgatgttgacactagggagaaaaaaacaatgttttgtctaaagataattctattgtttactttacacacattgcttaatgtgataatatgttgcttgcaatttaatactggaaagggttcgaatg from Lolium rigidum isolate FL_2022 chromosome 4, APGP_CSIRO_Lrig_0.1, whole genome shotgun sequence encodes the following:
- the LOC124707168 gene encoding protein GRAVITROPIC IN THE LIGHT 1-like, with translation METLMAAEVPQQKSWGLARRLTRLLRRKGSSAGSSVAYSVASDVYDESLDSSMNSLSKLKLSGNMAAAYSLDAFFKTAAGKNGVPRQPPVPVPAADAHAFVASLFAGVSAVKASYAQLQLAQHPYDADAIQQGDAALVAELGKLSEHKRRYVRDPAGAVRDAAAGPAAAALADEQRHLIRTYEITARKLDAELRARDAAAERARCELAEELRAARALEERVRPGRNGSLPALDGLHLSGLNPAHFGTALRHAVKSVRSFARSMLDEMRLAGWDVAAAAAAVHPGVPLRRPGDAVFALESYVALKMFAGFHRRDFGLSCLENRGSYDRRRFFEEFADLQSAPAAARRGALGGFLRDRYSSVVHERMEAASFGRQRGAALTETAWFGEFAEMARRVWLLHCLFFAFDGGASIFQARPGERFSEVYMESVSDVDGEYGGGMTLAPAGNRVVGFTVVPGFRVGRSVMQCRVYLSRAARHT